Sequence from the Streptomyces puniciscabiei genome:
AGAGCGGCGTCCAGTCGGTGTAGCCGGAGGACCTGGAGGCGCCGGCGATGCGGCCGTACGGGAAGACCGCGTACGCGTTGTCGTACTTGTCCAGGATCAGCTTGGTGCGCTGGCTGGAGTCGAGGGGGACCGGGATCTCGGTCTTGGTCCAGGTGCCGGAGGAGTTCTTGCGGAGGTGGAACGCCCGGCCGCCCGCGGTGCGGTCGGCGACGTAGTCGGTGGTGCACTGGCCGAAGCGGCCGGGGACATAGCTGATGATCGCGTGCGGGAGGCCGGTGGAGTCGGTCCACTGGCTCTCCTGGTTCATCAGGGAGTGGTCGGGGCCCAGGGGGTCGACGACCAGGCCGGCGTCGGTGACGGCCACCGTGTCGGGGGTGCCGGTGGTGGCGACCGGCGCGCCCGCGTCGTTGCGCCAGGTGCGGCCGCGGTCGGTGGAGCAGACGTAGCCGGTGTCGTGGTTGGTGATGCCGCCGCTGTCGCACATCACGGCGGCGTTCTGCTCGCGCCAGGTGAAGAAGGAGTGCAGCCGGCCGTTCACGTCGTAGTCGATGCCGTGCAGGTACATGTTGCGGGCGGTGCTGGAGCCGTGCGAGCTGGTGTACGTGCCGGTGGAGGCGGACCACTCCCCCAGCGCCGTCCAGGACGAACCGTCGTACTCCGCGAGGGCGTTGCGGCCGTTGCCGGAGATGCCGGCCCGGTAGCTGAGCTGGAGCCTGCCCTCCGGGGTGGAGACGAACTGCGGGTAGGTGAACTGCGAGGTGAGCGCGAGGCCGTCGAGGGAGGTCTGGACGGGGCCGAAGACGGATGAACTCCAGGACGTAGCGGAAGGGTTGTCGAGGAGTCCGGCGACGGACTTCACGTAGAAGTAGCCGTCGCTGTGGGAGTCCATGGTGAGGTGCAGGCGGCCGTCCACCTTGGAGACACCCATGGAGATGACGTTGTGGGAGTCGCTGGTCTTCAGGACGTGCGGGAGGGTGACCGCCGACCAGGTGCCGCCTCCGGCCACGCGGCGGGCGACGACCGCGTGGCCGGTCGAGGTGTACCAGGCGGCGTACTGGTGGCCCTGGTACGTCAGCAGGCCGTTCTTCTGGAACGAGTTGTTGTTGACCAGGCCGTCGTAGGAGACGAAGTAGACGGCCTGGGGGTCGAGCGTGGTCGTGCTCTTCCTGGTGACGGAGGGGCCGGGGTCGGCGACCCGTGCGATGCCCGGCGTCGCCACGGCGGCCAGTGCGGCCGACGCGAGCACGGCGCGTCTTTTCATGAGCGGCTCCAGGAAATCCAGGAACTTCCGGCAGGGGGACGTCAGGCGAGGTGGAAGACCTCGGTGAGCGGCTTCATCGCCTCGTCGGGGCGGGATGCGTCGAGGGACTCGAAGAAGGGGGCCATCTCGGCCTGCCAGCGGGCGTTGACCTCGGTGGCCTCCATGCCCGCCCGGGCGGCGTCGAAGTCCTCGGTCTCCAGGTAGCCGACGAGCAGGCCGTCGTCGCGCAGGAAGAGGGAGTAGTTGTGCCAGCCGGTGGCGGAGAGCGCCTGGAGCATCTCCGGCCACACGGCGGCGTGGCGTTCGCGGTACTCGGCGATCCGGTCCTCGCGGACCTTGAGCAGGAAACACACGCGCCGCATGAAGTACCGCTCCAGGATCAGAAGTTGAAGTTGTCGATGTTGCCGGCGTCGAAGACGGTCGGCTTGCCGAGGTCGATCACGCCGTCCTTGCCGATGGTGTACGTCGTGTCACCGGCCTTGAAGGTCTCGCCCTCCTTGCCCGTGA
This genomic interval carries:
- a CDS encoding BNR repeat-containing protein, which translates into the protein MKRRAVLASAALAAVATPGIARVADPGPSVTRKSTTTLDPQAVYFVSYDGLVNNNSFQKNGLLTYQGHQYAAWYTSTGHAVVARRVAGGGTWSAVTLPHVLKTSDSHNVISMGVSKVDGRLHLTMDSHSDGYFYVKSVAGLLDNPSATSWSSSVFGPVQTSLDGLALTSQFTYPQFVSTPEGRLQLSYRAGISGNGRNALAEYDGSSWTALGEWSASTGTYTSSHGSSTARNMYLHGIDYDVNGRLHSFFTWREQNAAVMCDSGGITNHDTGYVCSTDRGRTWRNDAGAPVATTGTPDTVAVTDAGLVVDPLGPDHSLMNQESQWTDSTGLPHAIISYVPGRFGQCTTDYVADRTAGGRAFHLRKNSSGTWTKTEIPVPLDSSQRTKLILDKYDNAYAVFPYGRIAGASRSSGYTDWTPLFDGSGLGAFGEVVIDEMRARSDNVLSFMYQEKSSGTTPSALRVVEFSLPA
- a CDS encoding L-rhamnose mutarotase yields the protein MRRVCFLLKVREDRIAEYRERHAAVWPEMLQALSATGWHNYSLFLRDDGLLVGYLETEDFDAARAGMEATEVNARWQAEMAPFFESLDASRPDEAMKPLTEVFHLA